The Magnolia sinica isolate HGM2019 chromosome 9, MsV1, whole genome shotgun sequence genome contains a region encoding:
- the LOC131255321 gene encoding disease resistance protein RPM1-like: MAESVVKFLLENLSALLNEEASLLKGVRKEVKEIETELNRMRALLRDADRRKDSNEEMKTWVGEVRDAAHDVEDIIDEFLYRMDRPRRGGFKGFLVDTIHIPKNICDRHRFARRLQETKVNVQNIFQRRPSQIEEVARSSDVSELWRRDVETSVFKSDNDIVGMTKEIDLIVGWLVEEEQRPTVISVTGMGGVGKTTLVAKAYKNQQVKKHFDCYACVSVSQSLRIDELLRSIIKQLLEAKKDVIPNDLATKDAGQLRRMVRGLLESKKYLIILDDVWTMNDWNKLNVIFSDCGCGSRLVVTTRDSHVASAAGKGGRVCELQLLDQEEAWVLFCKEAFQSEPCPLELEPLARSTVEKCEGLPLAIIAMGGLLSLRDKTALEWNQIYKNMSWQLTNNQTLEPVKRILLLSFYDLRYHLKHCFLYCCMFPEDYLIHRKQLIRLWVAEGFVEETGKITMEEVAEEYLKELIHRNILQVVETNEFGRLKTCRMHDIVREVALSVSREEKFCTTYDELQAWQNGKVRRMSIYSSDEINHSSAGMTHLRSLMVFDGNMSLSSSLNMMASSFRFLRVLNLGGIPIESIPDEVTSMFNLRYLNLRETNVRELPESLWKLQNLQTLDVRHTELEKLPSGIVKLRKLRHLFIYRITDEFANNFNFFTSIQVPIRICNLTNLQTLHCIEEKEGEFVKQVGNLTQLRTLSISKVREIDGAELCNSIGKMKHLLTLAVTASREEETLQLEALSSNPPPLLQKLLLCGHLENVPRWLSSLVNLTYLELIWSKLREEDPLSSLQALPNLVYLYLYKAYEGQQLCFRDGRFTKLRKLCLRDMKQLNRIVIEMGTLASIQEINLQSCERLSTLPEGIEYLTGLQELRLWGMPTELTDKLKLKDGSEEDRRKVRHIPIIQSGQWTEEEGWVTERLN; encoded by the coding sequence ATGGCAGAGAGTGTTGTTAAATTCTTGTTAGAAAACTTAAGTGCCCTTCTAAATGAAGAAGCATCTCTACTAAAAGGAGTACGCAAGGAAGTTAAAGAAATCGAGACGGAACTTAATAGAATGCGAGCCTTGTTGAGGGATGCTGATAGAAGAAAGGATAGCAATGAAGAAATGAAAACATGGGTGGGAGAAGTAAGAGACGCTGCGCATGATGTGGAGGATATCATCGACGAGTTCTTGTATCGTATGGACAGGCCACGACGAGGTGGATTCAAGGGTTTTCTCGTTGACACTATCCATATCCCCAAGAATATCTGCGACAGGCATCGGTTCGCCAGGCGACTTCAAGAAACCAAGGTTAATGTTCAGAATATTTTTCAGCGAAGACCCAGCCAAATAGAAGAAGTTGCCAGATCCTCTGATGTTAGCGAACTGTGGCGACGTGATGTAGAAACTTCTGTTTTCAAATCGGACAATGACATTGTAGGGATGACGAAAGAAATAGATTTGATAGTCGGATGGTTAGTGGAGGAAGAACAACGGCCCACGGTGATTTCAGTGACAGGGATGGGTGGGGTGGGCAAAACCACTCTTGTGGCTAAAGCCTATAAGAATCAACAAGTAAAGAAGCACTTCGACTGCTACGCATGTGTTTCCGTCTCACAGTCTCTTAGAATTGATGAGCTACTACGAagcatcataaaacaattacttGAGGCTAAGAAAGATGTTATTCCAAATGACTTAGCCACCAAAGATGCTGGCCAGTTGAGGCGGATGGTTAGAGGACTTCTTGAATCAAAAAAGTACCTCATTATCTTGGATGATGTCTGGACTATGAATGATTGGAATAAATTAAATGTCATATTTTCAGATTGTGGATGTGGAAGCAGGTTAGTAGTTACGACGAGAGACTCTCATGTGGCTTCTGCAGCAGGAAAGGGAGGTCGTGTATGCGAGCTTCAGCTTCTAGATCAAGAAGAGGCCTGGGTGCTCTTCTGTAAGGAAGCATTTCAGAGTGAACCTTGTCCTTTAGAGCTTGAGCCATTGGCTCGATCTACAGTAGAAAAATGTGAGGGCTTGCCACTCGCAATTATTGCCATGGGTGGCCTCCTGTCATTGAGAGACAAGACTGCATTGGAATGGAATCAAATCTACAAAAACATGAGCTGGCAGTTGACAAACAACCAAACGCTGGAACCAGTAAAGCGCATCCTGTTGCTTAGTTTCTATGATCTGCGATATCACcttaaacattgtttcctgtattgtTGCATGTTTCCTGAGGATTACTTAATTCACCGTAAGCAGCTGATTAGGTTATGGGTGGCAGAGGGTTTTGTGGAGGAGACAGGTAAAATTACAATGGAAGAGGTGGCAGAAGAATATCTGAAAGAACTCATCCATCGAAACATACTTCAGGTTGTTGAGACGAATGAGTTTGGAAGGTTGAAAACATGTCGAATGCACGATATCGTGCGTGAAGTGGCATTATCAGTAAGTCGCGAAGAAAAGTTCTGCACAACATACGATGAGCTGCAAGCATGGCAAAATGGCAAAGTCCGCCGCATGTCAATCTACAGTAGTGACGAAATTAATCATTCGAGCGCAGGTATGACACATCTTCGTTCCCTCATGGTGTTTGATGGAAACATGTCTCTTTCATCTTCTTTAAATATGATGGCATCAAGCTTTAGATTTCTGAGGGTCCTAAATCTAGGAGGGATTCCTATTGAAAGCATACCAGATGAAGTGACTAGCATGTTCAATTTACGGTATCTAAACTTGAGGGAAACTAATGTTAGGGAGCTTCCAGAATCTTTATGGAAGCTACAGAACCTTCAAACACTGGACGTCAGGCATACGGAGCTAGAGAAGCTACCCAGTGGGATTGTGAAGCTACGTAAACTACGACACCTGTTTATATATCGAATTACTGACGAGTTTGcaaataattttaatttctttACTAGCATCCAAGTTCCTATAAGAATATGTAATTTAACAAATTTACAGACTCTACATTGTATTGAAGAGAAAGAAGGGGAGTTTGTTAAACAAGTTGGGAACTTAACCCAACTGAGAACTCTTAGCATTTCTAAGGTCAGAGAAATCGATGGAGCTGAGTTGTGCAATTCAATCGGAAAGATGAAACACCTTCTGACGTTGGCTGTGACTGCAAGTAGAGAGGAAGAAACACTTCAATTGGAAGCACTCTCTTCTAACCCTCCACCGCTTCTTCAGAAGCTTTTACTGTGTGGGCATTTGGAGAATGTGCCTCGATGGCTTAGCTCCCTTGTGAACCTCACCTATTTGGAATTGATTTGGTCAAAGCTGAGGGAAGAAGATCCGCTTTCGTCACTCCAAGCATTGCCCAATCTGGTGTACCTTTATCTTTACAAGGCCTATGAAGGGCAGCAGTTGTGTTTCCGAGATGGACGGTTTACCAAGCTCAGGAAACTTTGTTTACGGGATATGAAACAACTAAATCGTATAGTAATAGAAATGGGAACATTGGCAAGCATCCAAGAGATAAATCTGCAGAGCTGTGAAAGGTTGAGTACTCTTCCTGAAGGGATTGAATATCTCACCGGACTCCAAGAGCTCCGCTTATGGGGCATGCCAACGGAATTGACGGATAAGTTGAAACTAAAAGATGGAAGCGAGGAGGACCGTAGAAAGGTGAGGCACATCCCCATCATCCAGAGTGGACAGTGGACAGAAGAGGAGGGATGGGTCACGGAACGACTCAACTAG
- the LOC131255322 gene encoding disease resistance protein RPM1-like, which translates to MLQVVETNEFGRVKPCQMHDIVREVALSLSDEEKFCMIYDEKQARQESKVRRMSIYSSGEIIQSTAGELKLGSFPNLYGSYRTFKHWIVGNTKLERLPSGIVKLQKLRHLYIYRITDEFYNDFDYLSSIQIPIRICNLISLQTLRDIEDKEGEIVRKVGNLTQLRNLSISKVREIDGAELCNSIGKMKHLLKLTVRATGEEEILQLEALSPNTPPLLQKLYLKGRLEKVPRWLSSVVNLTHLSLNWSKLGEEDPLSSLQALPNLMYLCLQRAYEGQQLYFGDGRFTKLRVLYLRDMKQLNRIVIEKGALASIPELILINCGELKTLPEGIEYLTGLQQFLLGDMPTELTDRLKLKDGSEEDRRKVGHIPFILRGQRTEADGLITERLN; encoded by the exons ATGCTTCAGGTTGTTGAGACGAACGAGTTTGGAAGGGTGAAACCTTGTCAAATGCATGATATTGTACGTGAAGTGGCCTTATCCTTATCAGATGAAGAGAAGTTCtgcatgatatatgatgagaagcAAGCAAGGCAAGAAAGCAAAGTCCGCCGCATGTCAATCTACAGTAGTGGAGAAATTATTCAATCTACGGCAG GGGAACTGAAGTTAGGGAGCTTCCCGAATCTTTATGGAAGCTACAGAACCTTCAAACACTGGATCGTCGGGAATACGAAGCTAGAGAGGCTACCCAGTGGGATTGTGAAGCTACAGAAACTACGACACCTGTATATATATCGAATTACTGACGAGTTCTATAATGATTTTGATTACTTAAGTAGCATCCAAATTCCTATAAGAATATGTAATTTAATAAGTTTACAGACTCTACGGGATATCGAAGACAAAGAAGGGGAGATTGTTAGAAAAGTTGGGAACTTAACCCAACTGAGAAATCTTAGCATTTCTAAGGTCAGAGAAATCGATGGAGCTGAGTTGTGCAATTCAATCGGAAAGATGAAACACCTTCTGAAGTTGACTGTGAGGGCAACTGGAGAGGAAGAAATACTTCAATTGGAAGCACTCTCTCCTAACACTCCACCGCTTCTTCAAAAGCTTTACCTGAAGGGCCGTTTGGAGAAGGTGCCTCGATGGCTTAGCTCCGTTGTGAACCTCACCCATTTGTCGTTGAATTGGTCAAAGTTGGGAGAAGAAGATCCCCTTTCATCACTCCAAGCATTGCCTAATCTGATGTACCTTTGTCTTCAAAGGGCCTATGAAGGGCAGCAGTTGTATTTCGGCGATGGACGGTTTACTAAGCTCAGGGTACTTTATTTACGGGATATGAAACAACTAAATCGGATAGTAATAGAAAAGGGAGCATTGGCAAGCATCCCGGAGCTAATTCTGATCAACTGTGGAGAGTTGAAGACTCTTCCAGAGGGGATTGAATACCTCACCGGACTCCAACAGTTCCTCTTAGGGGACATGCCAACGGAGTTGACAGATAGGTTGAAACTAAAAGATGGAAGCGAGGAGGACCGTAGAAAGGTAGGGCACATCCCCTTCATCCTGCGTGGACAGCGGACAGAAGCGGATGGATTGATCACGGAACGACTCAACTAG